CGGAGAGTCCATCTCCATCGGTCCGGACATCGAGATCCACTGCGTGGAAATCCGAGGCGACGTGGTGCGCCTCGGCATCGTGGCCCCCAAGTCCGTGAAGATCTGGCGCAAGGAGCTGCTGGAGGCGGTGGAGCGAGAGAACGCCTCCGCGGCGAAGGGAGCGTTTCGAGGAGACCTGGGGGATCTGCTGGGCAAGCTGCCCGCAGACCTCAGAGGTGGGAAGCAATAACATCTGCCGAGGTCAGCCCCTAGGAAAGCTGTTTCAGCCTTGTCCTCTTGCACCCGGTCGTGGCAAAAACGCTTCTGTCTCGACCCTGCGGGGGGCACGGCAACCACGAAATCCACGAATGGAAAAGGAGGGCGCGAGGTGGAGCTTCCGGCCCAGTTGAAGAAGAACCTGGATATCCTCACCAAAGTGCAGCCCCGGTTGGCGTCGCGTCTTTCTGCGTACCTGAGGGAAAAAGGCCTGCCTCCAGAGCCGACCCTGAAGGAAACATCCCAGGGACGCTGGGTGGAAGGGCTTGGGGAAAAGCCCTTCTTCGAACCCCAAGGCACCCCCGGCCCGCTTCGGTCGACCAAGGGGGTCTTCCTCGTCTACGGGCTGGGATACCCACCCTATCTGATCCAGGTCCTGCGGAGCCTTCCCCCCTCCGCTCTGTCCGTGGTGGTGGTGGAGCCGTCGTGGGAACTTCTGCTGCACACCCTGGCGAAGTCGTCGGTCTACCAGGCCTTGCCCCGGGGGTGCCGCATCAGCTTTCTGGTGGACCAGGACCGGGCCCTGCTGGACGAGGCCTTTGCCCACAACGTGGTGCCCCTGGGCATCTTCCCCCTTGGGGACGCGGAGCTGGTGGTCCACCGGGGGCTGGACGAAACCCGCTCGGACCACCAGCTCTTCGATGCCATCAAAAAGGAAATCCTCTATCGCCTGACCATGCTGGGGAACTCCCCGGAGGACACCCTGCTGGGGGTGCGCCACGGAGCGCTCAACACCCCGCGCATCCTCGCCAATCCCACCCTGGAGAGCCTCAAGCCCCGCTTCGAGGGCAAGCCCTTCGTCTGCGTGGCTGCAGGTCCTTCTCTGGACAAGAACGTGGAACAGCTCGTGGGCATGGAGGACCGCTGCGTCATCGTGGCCTGCGACACGGTGCTCCTCCCACTGCTGCGTCGGGGAATTCGTCCCCACGTGGTGACCTCCATCGAAAGACCTTTCTTGAATTACGAAGTGTATGTCCCTCAGGTCCTGAAGGAATTTCCCCAGGAAGCCCGAGAAATCCTCTTGGTCTGCCAATCCGTCAGCCATCCCCTTATGGCGGGGCGTTGGCCGGGTCCGTGTATCGTGGTGGGCAAGGCGGAGAGCCCCACAGACCGGTGGTTGGTGGGCAAAATCCTGGGTGGAACCATCATGATCTCCGGGATGTCTGTTGCACACATGGCTTTCTCCTTTGCTTCGCTTATGCGGGCGTCCGCCATAGCCTTTATCGGGCTGGATTTGGCCTTTTCCAAAGAAGGGGATACCCATGCAAAGGGGATTTTGCCTCAGGCTTTGATGAATGACGAAAAAACCAGGGATCGTATTTGCGTTCCCGGTTCCCTTGGAGATGAGGTCGAGACAAACGTCATTTGGTTGAGTTTTTTGCAAATGTTTGAGAGGCTTCTTTCGGCACTTGGAACGAGGATCGCCGTCTCTGACTGCACGGAAGGTGGGGCCTACATCGAAGGCATGAAAATCGAGCCTTTTGACGATTACATCCGCAGGGAATGTTCTTGTCTCTCGAACGAGCCGATTTTTTTAATGGAAAATGATTCCCTGGAAGGATTTTTTCCTGCAGTGGACCGAATACAAGAGATCAGGGACCGAATTGGTCAGGAATTGGACGCCCTCAATAGAGTGGAGACCCTCCTGGAAAAGATCGAGGAGACGGTTTCGCGAGCCGCAGCTCCGGCCCTGACAGCCAAGCGAAGGCAAGAGCTGGGAGGAGCTGTTGCGGACCTGTTGGACGAGTGCCATCGTTCCAATCCGGTGGTTTCTTTCGTGGGGCAGAGTTATACCCATATGGCAGGAGCGTCCCTTGCGGAGCTGCGTTTCCTGGAAACCGTGGAACAGGTGGACCAGTGGGTGCAACTTCACCGCGAGATGGTGGAGGCCCATCGCGTGGGTGTAGCCTTTTTGCGCCAATGGCTGGAGTACCTGCGTCCCGTACTGGAATCCTCGGAAGAGGGGGCGTGGCCGGAAGCAACGGAAATACAGCCCCGTTTTTCCGCTTTTCTGGGGCAGGAGGTCACGGATCTCAGATCTCCCGAGGCTTGTTTCCTCTCCCGCTATCTTTGCGCCCATGACCTGGAGGAAGGCTGCTGGCCGCCACAGCTTCGTTGGGAAGCGGCTCGCTTCTTAGCCTGCCAAGGGCGCTCTTTCGAGGCTCGCCGCATCATGAAGCGGGCCTATGAATCCCTGGAAGGCCTGCCGGCTCCGAGGGAGTCCATCGCCGCGTTCTTCCTGGATTGGGCCCGTATGCTGGGCTCCCACGACCTCTGCGAGCTCCCTTTGTACGCGGAGGCGTTGGAAGTTCTGGAAAGCGTGGGGGAGTTTTCCGATTCCCCGGACCAAAGGGTGGAGCTGGAACGACTGCGTCGTCACCTCCTGGAAGAGCAACGGGATTTTCTGAAGCGCTTCCGCAAGGTGACCCCCTTTCAGGACCGGACTCTTCGTCTCCTGCTGCATCGCAATCGTGCGGAGGAGGCTCTGACGAAACGGAACCTTCCGGAAGCCCTGCGGTGGGTCCGCAGCATGCTGGATGAGGGACTCGAGTCCTACCCGGGTACCTGTGTGCCCATGGCCCACTGGCTTTTGCGCACTGCCCTGAACTGTCGCTTTGCCGCGGATCCAGTCATCGCCAAGGCCTCTCGCGAAGCGTTGGACGATCTTTGGAGCAGGCGCGGCCTGCTGGCGCAGAAGGGCTTTTCCTGGCCCCCGGAAATGCAGGCCTATCTTGAGGAGCAGGGGCTACAGGTCTTCACCCAGACCGCCGATACCCAACCGGTGGATCTTCAGGAAGGCGAGGTGGTTCCGGGAGATTGACCCAAGAAGTGTGCGCCCGTTTCCCAACCCCTTGACGGCACGGAAGCCGTCACGACGACCACAAGGAGGTCGATAGACATGAGAGTTTACCAGAACATTCCCGCCCTGTTCGCCTACAATTCCCTGAGCAGCACGAACACTGCCCTGCAGAAGTCCATCAACAAGCTCTCCACGGGGCTGCGCATCAACTCCGCCGCCGACGACGCCGCGGGGCTGGCCATCTCCGAGAAGATGCGGGCCCAGATCCGCGGGCTGGACCAGGCGGTGCGCAACAGCCAGGACGGCATCTCCATGATCCAGACCGCCGAAGGTGCCCTTAACGAGACCCACTCCATCCTGCAGCGCATGCGGGAGCTGGGGGTCCAGGCTGCCAACGACACCCTCACCAGCCAGGACCGCCGGTACATCCAGGACGAAGTGGAGCAGCTGAAGCAGGAAGTGGACCGCATCGCCTCCACCACCCAGTTCAACAAGAAGAAGCTGCTGGACGGCTCCGCCGCTGCCCTGTGGTCCTCCGACAAGCTCACCACCAAGGCGTTCATCCGGGGCGGCCTGCGCACCATCGACCAGTTCGGCCAGAAGAACGCCGCCGAGGGGAACTACAAGATCGGCATCATCGCCGACCCTGGGCAGGCGGAGATCCAGAAGACGGACATCTTCAAGATCAAGCACAAGAACGTGATCATGAACGTCACGACGGACCAGTCCCATGGGCTGCAGGACATCCGGGTGGACAACCTCCCCGCCGGGACCTACAACGTCACCGTCTCGGGAGCAGCTGCTGCCGCTGTCCTTACGGCGGCGCAGACCTACGGGACCACCGCTGCGCTGACGGTTGCTGCGGCAGCCGTGACGGCGATCGGTGGCGCCAGCGTCTACCTGGAAGTGGTGGGGGTGAACACCTCCACGAACCAGGTGACCTTCCGGGCGGTCTCCAACCTTTTGGAAGTGGACGGGGACGTGAACACCCTCACCAACGAGAACCTGGTGGTGGGTACTGCTGCGGCCACCACCCTCTCCGCCTTGGGCCTGGGCACCGGCAACACTTTGCTGTTGGGTTCCGCCGGGGCAGACGGTTCCGACGCCTACTCCCTGGGAGACAAGATCGTCCTCCGCTACGCGGGTCCTGCTGAAGGGACCGCCACGGTGAACGTGCTGATCTCCGGCACCACGAACCCCGAGTGGGAGGGGACCTGGGGCAACACGGCGGGACAGACCCTGGTGGACCGCAACTTCGGCCTGAACGCCACCGCCGTGCAGGGCAAGGACGTGCACTTCCGGGACTTCTACCTGAATACCGCTAACGGCACCCTCTACGAGTCCGATTTGGTGCTCACGTTCAACACGTCCTTTGCCGTTGCCACGGCGGAGGGGCTGGGGCATTTCGAGGCGGCCTATGTGGGGCAGGTGGCCAAGGGGGACGTGCAGCTTCGGGATCTGGACAAGTTCTGGGACGCCAACGGCCGCTTCCTCCTGGAGGACGCCCAGCAGATCGTCCTGACCCAGGGGGACGGCAACCAGGTGAAGGTCACCCTCAACTCCACCGACACCCTGCGGGATGTGGAGAACAAGTTCAACGACGCCATCGCCTTCGGTCTCGGCCAGGCGAAGTACCTGGCGGGGAATACCGACCGGTTCGTGGACTTCGTGGAGGACGCCACGGCCAACTCCCCCGAGTCCGTGGAGGGCACCTTCGTCATCCGCTCCGTCATCGCCGGCAAGGCGGGGACGCTGAACTTCGCGGGGGATGAGGACGTCATCAAGGCCCTCAGCCTGAATGTCATTCAGGACTCCACGGAGAGCCAGTATCGGGTCACGGTGCAGGACGCCCACAGCGGCAACACCATCGCCAGCAACGTGAAGGTGACGGGGAACATGCTCTACGGCGTGGTACACCCCAACGTGGACATGGAGTTCGACGCCATGGCCAATGTTGATGTTGCCTGGAGCGACAGCGCCAAGAGCTTCCGCCTCACCCGGGACACGAACAATTACGAGACCATCCTCCACTTGGCGGACAACACCACGGTCTTCCAGATCGGCGCGAACGAGAAGGAAGACATGGGGGCCAACATCGGCAACATGGGAGCCCGCGCCCTGGGAGTCCACTCCGTGCTGATGACGGACCGCGAGTCCGCCGCCCGGTCCATCACCATCATCGACAACGCCATCGACCGGGTGTCCACCCAGCGCAGCAGCCTGGGGGCCTACCAGAACCGGTTGGAGCACACCATCAACAACCTGACCGTGGCGGGTCAGAACCTCACCGCCGCCGAGAGCCGCATCCGGGATCTCGACATGGCGAAGGAAATGATGAACTTCACGCGGCTGAACATCCTCATGCAGGCGGGCAACTCCATGCTGGCCCAGGCGAACCAGCTGCCTCAGGCCGTCCTGAGCCTGCTGCGGTAAAGGTAGAAGGACCAGGCACTTCTTCGGGGGGCGGGGTTTCCCCGCCCCCCCTTTGAAGACCTCCGTGTGACGAGAAACCAGCGGGGAAGGTGAGGACCGATGCGCATGGATTTCCGCATGAACGCCAGCCCTCTCGCCTCCGCCTCTCCGTCCCAGGGAGCGGGTCCTGAACTCCTCCTACCCCAAACCAACCCGCTCTCCCCAGACGTGAGGCGGGATGCCCGGGGAAGCTCCACGAAACCCGAAGTATCCTACGGAGCGAAGGAACTGGACGAACTGTTCCAGAAGGCGGAGGAGATGTCCCGGATCTTCGGACGGGACATCAAGTTCCGCTACAAGAAGGAAGCGGATCTCTACCAGGTCGAGGTGATCGACCTGCAGGACCAGAAGGTGATCCGCAAGATCCCCCCGGACGAGATCGTGAGCCTCATTGAGAACATCAACGAGATGCTGGGGGCCCTGTTCGACAAGAAGTTCTAAGGTACGTGCCCTAAGTAGGACCCACGCACGGTGCGCCCGTTTCCCAACCCCTTGACGGCACGGAAGCCGTCACGACGACCACAAGGAGGTCGATAGGCATGAGAGTTTACCAGAACATCCCTGCCCTGTTCGCCTACAATTCCCTGAGCAGCACGAACAACGCCCTGCAGAAGTCCATCAACAAGCTCTCCACGGGGTTGCGCATCAACTCCGCCGCCGACGACGCTGCGGGGCTGGCCATCTCCGAGAAGATGCGGGCCCAGATCCGCGGGCTGGACCAGGCGGTTCGCAACAGCCAGGACGGCATCTCCATGATCCAGACTGCCGAGGGTGCCCTCAACGAGACTCACTCCATCCTGCAGCGCATGCGGGAGCTGGGGGTCCAGGCGGCCAACGACACCCTCACCAGCCAGGACCGCCGGTACATCCAGGACGAAGTGGAGCAGCTGAAGCAGGAAGTGGACCGCATCGCCTCCACCACCCAGTTCAACAAGAAGAAGCTGCTGGACGGCTCCGCCGCTGCCCTGTGGTCCTCCGACAAGCTCACCACCAAGGCGTTCATCCGGGGCGGCCTGCGCACGGTGGACCAGTTCGGCCAGAAGAACGCCGCCGAGGGGAACTACAAGATCGGCATCATCGCCGACCCGGGGCAGGCGGAGATCCAGAAGACGGACATCTTCAAGATCAAGCACAAAAACGTGATCATGGAAGTCACCAAGGACGAGGCCAACGGACTCCAGGACATCCGGGTGGACAACCTCCCTGCGGGGACCTACAACATCTCCGCGACGACGGCGGCGGCTGCTGGAGCGCTGGCTGCATCGCAACAGTACGGGACGACGGCTGTGCTGGCGTTGGCCGCTAGCGCAGCGGCGGGTATCGGTGGTGCCAGCATCTACCTGGAAGTGGTGGCGGTGAACACCTCCACGAACCAGGTGACCTTCCGGGGGGTCTCCAACCTCCTGGAAGTGGACGGAGATGTCAACACCCTCACCAACGAGAACCTGGTGGTGGGCACGGCCGCGATCACCTTCTCCTCCCTGGGGCTGGGTGTTGGCAACACCATCGCCATCGGTACTGCTGATGGTACCAATGGCGCGTCCCAGTATGCTCTGGGGGACAAGATCGTCGTTTCCTTTGTGGGGACGGCTGGTGCGGATGCGTCCGTGACCATCTCGGGCACCGTGAACCCCGATTGGGATGGGGCCTGGGGTGCCGCTACGGGACAGACCTTGGTGGATCGCACCTTCTCTCTCAATGCCGCTGGAGTTCACGGCAAGGACGTGCATTTCCGGGACTTCTACCTGAACACCGCCAACGGCACCCTCTACGAATCCGACCTGGTGCTCACCCTGGGTACCGCCTTCGGGGCCGCCGCGGCTCCTGGCCTGGGCCACTTCCAGGCGGCCTACGTGGGCCAGGTGGCCAAGGGAGACGTGCAGCTTCGGGATCTGGACAAGTTCTGGGACGCCAACGGCCGTTTCCTCCTGGAGGACGCCCAGCAGATCGTCCTGACCCAGGGGGACGGCAATCAGATCAAGGTCACCCTCAACTCCACCGACACCCTGCGGGATGTGGAGACCAAGTTCAACGACGCCATCGCCTTCGGCCTCGGCCAGGCGAAGTACCTGAGCGGCAACACGGACCGGTTCGTGGACTTCGTGGAGAACGCCACGACCAACTCCCCCGAATCCGTGGAGGGCACCTTCGTCATCCGCTCCGTCATCGCCGGCAAGGCGGGGACGCTGAACTTCGCGGGGGACGAGGACGTCATCAAGGCCCTCAGCCTGAACATCATCCAGAACTCCAGCGAGAGCCAGTACCGGGTCACGGTGCAGGACGCCCACAGCGGCAACACCATCGCCAGCAACGTGAAGGTGACGGGGAACATGCTCTACGGCGTGGTGCACCCCAACGTGGACATGGAGTTCGACGCCATGGCGAACGTGGCGGTGGCCTGGAGCGACAGCGCCAAGAGCTTCCGTCTCACCCGTGACACGAACAATTACGAGACCATCCTTCACTTGGCGGACAACACCACGGTCTTCCAGATCGGTGCCAACGAGAAGGAAGACATGGGGGCCAACATCGGCAACATGGGAGCCCGCGCCCTGGGAGTCCACTCCGTGCTGATGACGGACCGCGAGTCCGCCGCCCGGTCCATCACCATCATCGACAACGCCATCGACCGGGTGTCCACCCAGCGCAGCAGCCTGGGGGCCTACCAGAACCGGTTGGAGCACACCATCAACAACCTGACCGTGGCAGGCCAGAACCTCACCGCCGCCGAGAGCCGCATCCGGGACCTCGACATGGCGAAGGAAATGATGAACTTCACGCGGCTGAACATCCTCATGCAGGCGGGCAACTCCATGCTGGCCCAGGCGAACCAGCTGCCTCAGGCCGTCCTGAGCCTGCTGCGGTAAAGGTAGAAGGGACAGGCGCTTCTTCGGGGGGCGGGGTTTCCCCGCCCCCCCTTTGAAGACCTCCGTGTGACGAGAAACCAGCGGGGAAGGTGAGGACCGATGCGCATGGATTTCCGCATGAACGCCAGCCCTCTCGCCTCCGCCTCTCCGTCCCAGGGAGCGGGCCCTGAACTCCTCCTACCCCAAACCAACCCGCTCTCCCCAGACGTGAGGCGGGATGCCCGGGAAAGCTCCACGAAACCCGAAGTATCCTACGGAGCGAAGGAACTGGACGAGCTGTTCCAGAAGGCGGAGGAGATGTCCCGGATCTTCGGGCGGGACATCAAGTTCCGCTACAAGAAAGAAGCGGATCTGTACCAAGTCGAGGTCATCGACCTGCAGGATCAGAGGGTGATCCGCAAGATCCCCCCGGATGAGATCGTGAGCCTCATCGAGAACATCAACGAGATGCTGGGGGCCCTGTTCGACAAGAAGTTTTAGTTTTTGCTCAGCCCCTAGACCAGAGAGGGAGGTCTTCGTGCCTCCTCTCTCTGGTCTTATTTTGTCCGCAGAGAAAGGTATAATACCCGTTGCAGGGGGATGGAAAAGGATGAACAAAAATGCAAGCATTCTCATAACCGGAGGGACCGGTTCCTTCGGTAAAGCCTTTGTGAGGCACCTTCTGGCAGAAGATAGGCCGGAGCGGGTGATCATCTACTCTCGAGATGAATTCAAGCAGTTCGAAATGGCACAACGGTTCGACGCTCCCTGTATGCGCTACTTCCTCGGGGACGTCCGAGACCGGGAACGGTTGGCCCTGGCCATGAAGGGGGTGGACTACGTGGTCCACGCCGCCGCCCTCAAGCAGGTTCCCGCAGCGGAATACAACCCCATGGAGTGTATCAAGACCAACGTGGAGGGAGCGCAT
The sequence above is drawn from the Aminomonas paucivorans DSM 12260 genome and encodes:
- the csrA gene encoding carbon storage regulator CsrA gives rise to the protein MLVLSRKPGESISIGPDIEIHCVEIRGDVVRLGIVAPKSVKIWRKELLEAVERENASAAKGAFRGDLGDLLGKLPADLRGGKQ
- a CDS encoding motility associated factor glycosyltransferase family protein, whose amino-acid sequence is MPLGIFPLGDAELVVHRGLDETRSDHQLFDAIKKEILYRLTMLGNSPEDTLLGVRHGALNTPRILANPTLESLKPRFEGKPFVCVAAGPSLDKNVEQLVGMEDRCVIVACDTVLLPLLRRGIRPHVVTSIERPFLNYEVYVPQVLKEFPQEAREILLVCQSVSHPLMAGRWPGPCIVVGKAESPTDRWLVGKILGGTIMISGMSVAHMAFSFASLMRASAIAFIGLDLAFSKEGDTHAKGILPQALMNDEKTRDRICVPGSLGDEVETNVIWLSFLQMFERLLSALGTRIAVSDCTEGGAYIEGMKIEPFDDYIRRECSCLSNEPIFLMENDSLEGFFPAVDRIQEIRDRIGQELDALNRVETLLEKIEETVSRAAAPALTAKRRQELGGAVADLLDECHRSNPVVSFVGQSYTHMAGASLAELRFLETVEQVDQWVQLHREMVEAHRVGVAFLRQWLEYLRPVLESSEEGAWPEATEIQPRFSAFLGQEVTDLRSPEACFLSRYLCAHDLEEGCWPPQLRWEAARFLACQGRSFEARRIMKRAYESLEGLPAPRESIAAFFLDWARMLGSHDLCELPLYAEALEVLESVGEFSDSPDQRVELERLRRHLLEEQRDFLKRFRKVTPFQDRTLRLLLHRNRAEEALTKRNLPEALRWVRSMLDEGLESYPGTCVPMAHWLLRTALNCRFAADPVIAKASREALDDLWSRRGLLAQKGFSWPPEMQAYLEEQGLQVFTQTADTQPVDLQEGEVVPGD
- a CDS encoding flagellin N-terminal helical domain-containing protein, whose amino-acid sequence is MRVYQNIPALFAYNSLSSTNTALQKSINKLSTGLRINSAADDAAGLAISEKMRAQIRGLDQAVRNSQDGISMIQTAEGALNETHSILQRMRELGVQAANDTLTSQDRRYIQDEVEQLKQEVDRIASTTQFNKKKLLDGSAAALWSSDKLTTKAFIRGGLRTIDQFGQKNAAEGNYKIGIIADPGQAEIQKTDIFKIKHKNVIMNVTTDQSHGLQDIRVDNLPAGTYNVTVSGAAAAAVLTAAQTYGTTAALTVAAAAVTAIGGASVYLEVVGVNTSTNQVTFRAVSNLLEVDGDVNTLTNENLVVGTAAATTLSALGLGTGNTLLLGSAGADGSDAYSLGDKIVLRYAGPAEGTATVNVLISGTTNPEWEGTWGNTAGQTLVDRNFGLNATAVQGKDVHFRDFYLNTANGTLYESDLVLTFNTSFAVATAEGLGHFEAAYVGQVAKGDVQLRDLDKFWDANGRFLLEDAQQIVLTQGDGNQVKVTLNSTDTLRDVENKFNDAIAFGLGQAKYLAGNTDRFVDFVEDATANSPESVEGTFVIRSVIAGKAGTLNFAGDEDVIKALSLNVIQDSTESQYRVTVQDAHSGNTIASNVKVTGNMLYGVVHPNVDMEFDAMANVDVAWSDSAKSFRLTRDTNNYETILHLADNTTVFQIGANEKEDMGANIGNMGARALGVHSVLMTDRESAARSITIIDNAIDRVSTQRSSLGAYQNRLEHTINNLTVAGQNLTAAESRIRDLDMAKEMMNFTRLNILMQAGNSMLAQANQLPQAVLSLLR
- a CDS encoding flagellar protein FlaG, which codes for MRRDARGSSTKPEVSYGAKELDELFQKAEEMSRIFGRDIKFRYKKEADLYQVEVIDLQDQKVIRKIPPDEIVSLIENINEMLGALFDKKF
- a CDS encoding flagellin N-terminal helical domain-containing protein, giving the protein MRVYQNIPALFAYNSLSSTNNALQKSINKLSTGLRINSAADDAAGLAISEKMRAQIRGLDQAVRNSQDGISMIQTAEGALNETHSILQRMRELGVQAANDTLTSQDRRYIQDEVEQLKQEVDRIASTTQFNKKKLLDGSAAALWSSDKLTTKAFIRGGLRTVDQFGQKNAAEGNYKIGIIADPGQAEIQKTDIFKIKHKNVIMEVTKDEANGLQDIRVDNLPAGTYNISATTAAAAGALAASQQYGTTAVLALAASAAAGIGGASIYLEVVAVNTSTNQVTFRGVSNLLEVDGDVNTLTNENLVVGTAAITFSSLGLGVGNTIAIGTADGTNGASQYALGDKIVVSFVGTAGADASVTISGTVNPDWDGAWGAATGQTLVDRTFSLNAAGVHGKDVHFRDFYLNTANGTLYESDLVLTLGTAFGAAAAPGLGHFQAAYVGQVAKGDVQLRDLDKFWDANGRFLLEDAQQIVLTQGDGNQIKVTLNSTDTLRDVETKFNDAIAFGLGQAKYLSGNTDRFVDFVENATTNSPESVEGTFVIRSVIAGKAGTLNFAGDEDVIKALSLNIIQNSSESQYRVTVQDAHSGNTIASNVKVTGNMLYGVVHPNVDMEFDAMANVAVAWSDSAKSFRLTRDTNNYETILHLADNTTVFQIGANEKEDMGANIGNMGARALGVHSVLMTDRESAARSITIIDNAIDRVSTQRSSLGAYQNRLEHTINNLTVAGQNLTAAESRIRDLDMAKEMMNFTRLNILMQAGNSMLAQANQLPQAVLSLLR
- a CDS encoding flagellar protein FlaG, translated to MRRDARESSTKPEVSYGAKELDELFQKAEEMSRIFGRDIKFRYKKEADLYQVEVIDLQDQRVIRKIPPDEIVSLIENINEMLGALFDKKF